A window of the Brassica napus cultivar Da-Ae chromosome A2, Da-Ae, whole genome shotgun sequence genome harbors these coding sequences:
- the LOC106425007 gene encoding FT-interacting protein 3-like — protein MANPSDSYLHMAWHSDAATVSGTDALANIRSKVYLSPKLWYLRVNVIEAQDLIPSDKGRYPEVYVKAIVGNQALRTRVSQSRTINPMWNKDLMFVAAEPFEEPLILSVEDRVAPNKDEVLGRCAIPLQHLDRRFDHRPVNSRWFNLEKHIMVDGEKKEIKFTSRIHMRICLEEGDQVREHTQHLHQFFIKLVKL, from the coding sequence ATGGCAAACCCTTCAGATTCTTATTTGCATATGGCTTGGCACTCGGATGCAGCCACAGTGAGCGGAACAGACGCTCTTGCTAACATCCGCTCAAAAGTCTATCTCTCCCCCAAGCTTTGGTACTTGAGAGTTAACGTCATCGAGGCTCAAGATTTGATCCCGAGCGATAAAGGGAGGTACCCTGAGGTCTACGTGAAGGCTATAGTGGGAAACCAAGCGTTACGGACTAGAGTATCTCAAAGCAGGACTATTAACCCCATGTGGAACAAGGATCTGATGTTTGTAGCAGCTGAGCCTTTCGAGGAGCCGTTGATTTTAAGCGTTGAAGACAGAGTTGCTCCTAACAAGGACGAGGTCTTAGGGAGATGCGCGATCCCGTTGCAGCATTTGGACAGGAGGTTTGACCACAGGCCGGTGAACAGCAGGTGGTTTAACTTGGAGAAGCATATCATGGTGGACGGTGAGAAGAAAGAGATCAAGTTCACGAGCAGGATACACATGAGGATATGTTTggaagaaggagatcaagttcgcGAACATACGCAACATCTGCatcaatttttcattaaattagTCAAACTTTAG
- the LOC106403002 gene encoding ATP-citrate synthase beta chain protein 2: protein MATGQLFSRTTQALFYNYKQLPVQRMLDFDFLCGRETPSVAGIINPGSEGFQKLFFGQEEIAIPVHASIEAACAAHPTADVFINFASFRSAAASSMAALKQPTIKVVAIIAEGVPESDTKHLIAYARANNKVVIGPATVGGIQAGAFKIGDTAGTIDNIIQCKLYRPGSVGFVSKSGGMSNEMYNTVARVTDGIYEGIAIGGDVFPGSTLSDHILRFNNIPQIKMMVVLGELGGRDEYSLVEALKQGKVNKPVVAWVSGTCARLFKSEVQFGHAGAKSGGEMESAQAKNQALMDAGAIVPTSFEALESAIKETFEKLVEEGKVSSIKEVTPPQIPEDLSSAIKSGKVRAPTHIISTISDDRGEEPCYAGVPMSSIIEQGLGVGDVISLLWFKRSLPRYCTKFIEICIMLCADHGPCVSGAHNTIVTARAGKDLVSSLVSGLLTIGPRFGGAIDDAARYFKDACDRNLTPYEFVEGMKKKGIRVPGIGHRIKSRDNRDKRVELLQKFARSNFPSVKYMEYAVTVESYTLSKANNLVLNVDGAIGSLFLDLLAGSGIFSKQEIDEIVLIGYLNGLFVLARSIGLIGHTFDQKRLKQPLYRHPWEDVLYTQ, encoded by the exons ATGGCAACGGGACAGCTGTTTTCTCGGACCACACAAGCTCTGTTCTACAACTACAAGCAGCTTCCTGTTCAACGAATGCTCGACTTCGACTTCCTCTGTG GACGTGAAACGCCTTCTGTTGCTGGAATCATCAACCCTGGCTCTGAAGGGTTTCAGAAACTCTTCTTCGGACAGGAGGAGATCGCTATCCCTGTTCACGCCTC CATTGAGGCAGCCTGTGCTGCTCATCCAACTGCGGATGTATTCATCAACTTCGCATCTTTCAGGAG TGCTGCTGCTTCATCCATGGCTGCTTTGAAGCAACCAACTATCAAAGTTGTGGCAATTATAGCGGAAGGTGTTCCAGAATCGGACACCAAGCACCTGATTGCTTATGCTCGTGCAAACAACAAG GTTGTGATTGGACCAGCTACTGTTGGAGGTATTCAAGCTGGAGCATTTAAGATTGGTGACACTGCAGGAACTATTGATAACATTATCCAGTGCAAGCTGTACAGACCTGGATCTGTTGGTTTTGTCTCCAAATCT GGTGGAATGTCTAATGAAATGTACAATACTGTTGCTCGTGTGACTGATGGGATCTACGAAG GCATTGCTATTGGTGGAGACGTGTTCCCAGGATCAACTTTATCTGACCACATCCTGCGGTTTAATAACATCCCACAG ATAAAGATGATGGTTGTGCTTGGGGAGCTTGGAGGAAGAGATGAATACTCTCTTGTTGAGGCTTTGAAACAAGGGAAAGTGAATAAACCTGTTGTTGCTTGGGTCAGTGGGACTTGTGCACGGCTCTTCAAGTCTGAAGTACAGTTTGGTCACGCT GGTGCTAAAAGTGGTGGCGAGATGGAGTCTGCACAAGCCAAGAATCAAGCTCTAATGGATGCTGGAGCTATTGTTCCCACTTCATTTGAAGCCCTGGAGTCTGCAATCAAAGAGACTTTTGAGAAACTG GTTGAAGAAGGAAAGGTCTCTTCTATCAAGGAAGTGACTCCTCCACAGATCCCTGAGGATCTCAGTTCGGCAATTAAGAGTGGGAAAGTCCGGGCTCCTACTCACATCATCTCCACCATTTCTGATGACAGAG GGGAGGAGCCATGCTATGCTGGTGTTCCAATGTCTTCCATCATTGAACAAGGCTTAGGAGTGGGTGATGTCATTTCCCTGCTATGGTTCAAACGTAGTCTTCCTCGTTACTGTACAAAATTCATTGAG ATATGCATTATGCTGTGTGCTGATCATGGTCCATGCGTCTCCGGGGCTCACAACACCATTGTAACAGCAAGAGCAGGGAAAGACCTTGTATCAAGCCTTGTCTCAG GTTTATTAACCATTGGTCCTCGGTTTGGTGGAGCCATTGATGACGCTGCTAGATACTTCAAGGACGCATGTGACAGA AATCTCACACCTTATGAGTTTGTTGAGGGAATGAAGAAGAAGGGAATCAGAGTCCCTGGGATCGGACACAG GATCAAGAGCAGAGACAACAGAGACAAGAGAGTGGAGCTGCTTCAGAAATTTGCTAGGTCTAACTTCCCGTCAGTGAAGTACATGGAATACGCAGTAACAGTGGAAAGCTACACGCTCTCAAAGGCAAACAACCTCGTACTCAACGTTGATGGAGCCATTGGATCTCTCTTTTTGGACCTTCTAGCTGGAAGTGGGATATTCAGTAAACAGGAGATCGATGAGATTGTTCTGATTGGTTACCTCAACGGTCTCTTTGTTCTTGCTCGCTCCATTGGTTTGATAGGGCACACCTTTGATCAGAAGAGATTGAAGCAGCCACTGTATCGTCACCCATGGGAAGATGTATTGTACACCCAGTAA